A stretch of Clostridium formicaceticum DNA encodes these proteins:
- a CDS encoding response regulator, with protein MEGLNSFNIRNRLTFAFATCMIVFLSFGIFTILQIHRLTDVTQKIYEDPLKVSNAAIEARVDIIKVQKALRDLVLSENKEEIDEIVENIKVLEIKIIDSLEKITQQSKTEENRILLEEVRKTFLRWQNDYREIVDLILAEASGEALDIVKEYNHQYVSQIEESLMFIDSNAQNLANAFIQEGNEIEKHLRFLLILFMTILGSFLLIFFILIIRSIISPIVMLKTSMEHSIATGRLTKVQLQGKNEMTEIATFYNMLIQRLKDQFWVKDSQNALNREMSGIMDLDALAQKVLNFLARRLEAGKGVLYLYDNPTETLYAQTFFACTEKQQRCRKYQLGESIVGQVALDRKPILLKDIHREEDYIVTGMMEEAPLCIYAFPLIYQGELYGVIELGFFKAFDALKEEFLKKAGVMIAIHLNAVVQNQRIRDLLQFSEEAQKEAKNTAYELQKANAVLEEQQYTLQQQTAQLQQTNAELEEQQQLLQQQSEELQQTNVQLEEHQQLLEQKSTILNRRNQELQKSQEMLLKHSKALEEANKYKTEFLANMSHELRTPLNSVILLSRLLMKDEGIGLQEKQLERVEVIYHSGQELLRLINDILDLSKIEAGKMNIHRKKFHSKDLVRELRRLFEGMLAEKKLQFTIQDKIDDVLIGDCEKISQILRNFISNALKFTERGEVTLKMMEDEENGMVFSVTDTGIGIASDNLSKIFEAFQQEDGSISRKFGGTGLGLSISKKLAELMGGEIKVNSKVGEGSTFSLYLKNIMVADKEKPLYQQNKETAEECGATVDEISSDEVCYKTILIIEDDENFAGYIKTIIDKRGFKTLVASTGEEGLVYAKEYVVDGIILDLVLPDISGMEVLRELKSISELKHIPVHIISAWKKHHTPEKMGAIGYQEKPLNEENIIDILSKITAFGEKEKESHYLTPKTNKDHTLRLQGKKIMIVDDDPKNIFVLAAALEDYGGEILEADHGETALKKLREEKVDLILMDIMMPKMDGFEAIKAIRQNEALSDIPIIAITAKSLKGDQEKCIEAGANDYISKPVDYEVLIQLVKAWINK; from the coding sequence ATGGAGGGTTTAAACAGTTTTAATATACGAAACAGACTAACATTTGCTTTTGCCACCTGTATGATTGTGTTTCTCAGCTTTGGTATCTTTACCATCCTACAAATCCATCGTTTAACCGATGTAACCCAAAAAATCTATGAAGATCCATTGAAAGTCTCTAATGCAGCCATCGAAGCAAGAGTAGATATCATTAAAGTACAAAAGGCATTGAGGGATTTGGTGTTATCAGAGAATAAAGAAGAAATTGACGAGATCGTAGAAAATATAAAAGTACTTGAAATAAAGATCATCGATAGTTTGGAAAAAATTACACAGCAATCTAAAACAGAAGAGAACCGTATCCTTTTAGAAGAGGTCAGAAAAACTTTTTTAAGGTGGCAAAACGACTATAGGGAAATCGTTGATTTGATTTTGGCAGAGGCCTCGGGTGAAGCATTAGATATTGTAAAAGAGTATAATCATCAGTATGTATCTCAAATAGAGGAAAGTTTAATGTTTATTGATAGTAATGCACAAAATTTAGCCAATGCTTTCATTCAAGAAGGGAATGAAATTGAAAAGCATTTGAGGTTTTTGCTTATTCTATTTATGACTATTTTAGGAAGTTTTTTACTAATATTCTTTATATTAATTATTCGAAGCATTATTAGTCCAATAGTGATGTTAAAAACTTCAATGGAACACAGCATTGCTACAGGAAGATTGACAAAAGTTCAGCTGCAGGGAAAAAATGAAATGACGGAGATAGCAACTTTTTATAACATGCTTATCCAAAGATTAAAGGACCAGTTTTGGGTAAAAGACAGTCAAAATGCATTAAATAGAGAAATGTCGGGGATTATGGATTTGGATGCATTGGCGCAGAAGGTCCTAAACTTTCTAGCACGAAGATTAGAAGCAGGTAAAGGGGTTTTATATCTCTATGATAATCCAACAGAAACCCTTTATGCACAAACTTTTTTTGCTTGCACAGAGAAGCAACAGCGTTGCAGGAAATATCAATTAGGAGAAAGTATTGTTGGACAAGTTGCGCTTGATAGGAAGCCTATTCTTTTGAAGGATATTCATAGAGAAGAAGATTATATCGTTACAGGGATGATGGAGGAAGCGCCCCTCTGTATCTATGCCTTTCCTTTAATTTATCAAGGTGAGCTCTATGGAGTAATAGAATTAGGATTTTTTAAAGCATTTGACGCCTTAAAAGAGGAATTTTTAAAAAAAGCAGGGGTAATGATTGCCATCCATCTCAATGCGGTAGTACAAAACCAAAGAATTAGGGATTTGCTGCAGTTTTCAGAAGAGGCGCAAAAAGAAGCAAAGAACACAGCCTATGAACTCCAAAAAGCCAATGCCGTGCTAGAGGAGCAGCAGTATACATTACAACAGCAGACGGCACAATTGCAGCAGACAAATGCAGAGTTAGAGGAGCAACAACAATTGCTTCAACAGCAGAGTGAAGAGCTTCAACAAACGAATGTACAATTAGAGGAGCATCAACAACTATTGGAACAAAAATCAACGATTTTAAATAGAAGAAATCAAGAGCTGCAAAAATCACAGGAAATGTTATTGAAACACTCCAAAGCCTTAGAAGAGGCGAATAAGTACAAAACAGAGTTCTTAGCAAATATGTCCCATGAGCTTCGCACGCCTTTAAATTCCGTCATTTTATTGTCAAGACTTCTTATGAAAGATGAGGGAATTGGTTTGCAGGAGAAACAGCTGGAAAGAGTAGAAGTGATTTATCATTCTGGACAAGAACTACTAAGACTGATTAATGATATTTTAGATTTATCGAAAATTGAAGCTGGCAAAATGAATATTCATAGAAAAAAGTTTCATTCTAAGGATTTAGTAAGAGAACTTAGAAGATTGTTCGAAGGAATGCTGGCAGAAAAAAAGCTTCAATTTACCATACAAGATAAAATAGATGATGTGCTCATTGGCGATTGTGAAAAAATATCACAGATTCTGCGAAATTTTATATCAAATGCCCTGAAATTTACTGAACGAGGCGAGGTTACTTTAAAGATGATGGAGGATGAGGAAAATGGGATGGTTTTTTCAGTAACAGATACAGGGATAGGTATAGCCTCTGATAATCTTTCGAAGATTTTTGAAGCTTTTCAGCAAGAAGATGGATCCATATCTAGAAAGTTTGGGGGAACTGGTTTGGGGCTGTCTATTTCTAAAAAGTTAGCAGAACTTATGGGAGGAGAAATAAAGGTAAACAGTAAAGTAGGAGAAGGAAGTACCTTTTCTTTATACTTGAAGAATATTATGGTTGCAGATAAAGAGAAACCACTATATCAGCAAAATAAAGAAACTGCTGAGGAATGTGGAGCCACTGTGGATGAAATAAGCTCTGATGAAGTTTGTTACAAAACTATTTTGATTATTGAAGACGACGAAAATTTTGCGGGTTATATAAAAACAATTATTGATAAAAGAGGTTTCAAAACTTTGGTTGCCAGCACCGGTGAAGAGGGACTTGTCTATGCAAAAGAATATGTGGTTGATGGCATTATTTTAGACCTAGTGCTGCCAGATATAAGTGGTATGGAGGTTTTAAGGGAGCTAAAGAGTATCTCAGAACTAAAGCATATTCCAGTACATATTATTTCTGCTTGGAAAAAACATCATACCCCAGAGAAGATGGGGGCAATTGGTTATCAAGAAAAACCGCTAAATGAAGAGAATATTATCGATATACTTTCAAAAATTACGGCCTTTGGAGAAAAAGAGAAGGAAAGCCATTATTTGACGCCGAAGACAAATAAGGACCACACACTGCGGTTACAGGGGAAAAAAATTATGATCGTAGATGATGATCCTAAGAACATCTTTGTTTTAGCAGCTGCTCTTGAAGATTATGGCGGAGAAATATTAGAAGCAGATCATGGAGAAACTGCCTTGAAAAAGTTAAGAGAAGAAAAGGTAGACTTGATTTTAATGGATATTATGATGCCTAAAATGGATGGCTTTGAGGCTATCAAAGCAATTCGTCAGAATGAAGCGTTAAGCGATATTCCTATCATTGCTATTACGGCAAAGTCTTTAAAGGGAGATCAGGAAAAATGCATAGAGGCGGGGGCAAATGATTATATCTCTAAGCCT
- a CDS encoding hybrid sensor histidine kinase/response regulator, with protein MKKSTSYTILIVDDNENNLFTLRSLIEEYIDATVIEATCGAKALQELLRSNVDLIILDVQMEEMDGFEIASLIKQRKKTKDIPIVFLTASYIGEECKKRGFKVGGVDYLTKPIDEYQLINRINVYLKLIEKERNMNIILEEKVREQTKELREAKEEAEVANQTKSAFLANISHEFKTPLNIIMSTIQMLKLYLEKDEELDRKKIKKKIDMQLQNCYRLLRLVNNLIDITKIDSGDFKIFKNKCNIVEIVEVITLSVAEYIENKGISLSFDTDVEEKIIQCDLDAMERILLNLLSNAIKFTPIGGTIGVTIRSLKEGIAISVKDTGIGIPEDKLDLIFQRFKQTDELLTRRHEGSGIGLSLVKSLVEMQGGRIHVESQYNKGTRFTIELPTQLEDEKSIEEKVYGYEPYKGVIDKIHVEFSDIYSLDVTS; from the coding sequence ATGAAAAAAAGCACTTCATATACAATCCTTATTGTTGATGATAACGAAAATAATTTATTCACACTAAGAAGTCTTATTGAAGAGTACATAGATGCTACGGTGATTGAAGCAACTTGTGGTGCAAAAGCCCTTCAGGAATTATTGAGGAGCAATGTAGATTTAATTATTTTAGATGTTCAAATGGAGGAGATGGACGGATTTGAAATAGCTTCCTTAATAAAACAAAGAAAAAAAACGAAGGATATTCCTATCGTATTTTTAACCGCCTCTTATATTGGAGAAGAATGTAAAAAAAGGGGATTTAAGGTTGGTGGCGTTGACTACTTAACAAAACCTATTGATGAATATCAACTGATCAATAGAATTAATGTATATCTTAAACTCATAGAAAAAGAAAGAAATATGAATATTATTTTAGAAGAAAAGGTAAGGGAACAAACAAAAGAATTAAGAGAAGCAAAAGAAGAAGCTGAAGTAGCAAACCAAACAAAGAGTGCTTTTTTAGCCAACATATCCCATGAATTTAAAACACCTTTAAACATTATCATGAGCACAATTCAAATGCTTAAGCTGTACCTGGAAAAGGACGAAGAATTAGATAGGAAAAAAATAAAAAAGAAAATTGATATGCAGCTGCAAAATTGTTACCGCTTATTAAGATTGGTAAATAACTTAATTGACATTACCAAAATTGATTCGGGAGATTTTAAGATTTTTAAAAACAAATGTAATATTGTTGAAATTGTAGAAGTGATTACCTTGTCTGTTGCAGAATACATAGAAAACAAAGGGATTTCTCTAAGTTTTGATACAGATGTAGAAGAAAAAATTATTCAATGCGATTTAGATGCCATGGAACGGATTTTATTAAATCTTTTATCCAATGCTATTAAGTTTACGCCTATAGGTGGAACGATTGGTGTTACAATAAGAAGTCTTAAGGAAGGAATAGCCATTTCGGTAAAGGACACAGGTATAGGGATTCCAGAAGATAAACTTGATCTTATTTTTCAGAGATTTAAGCAAACGGATGAGTTATTGACGAGGAGACATGAGGGAAGCGGTATAGGCTTGAGTCTTGTGAAATCTTTGGTGGAAATGCAGGGAGGTAGGATTCATGTAGAAAGTCAATACAATAAGGGAACCAGGTTTACCATAGAACTACCAACGCAGCTAGAAGATGAAAAAAGTATAGAAGAAAAAGTATATGGTTATGAGCCTTACAAAGGTGTTATTGATAAAATACATGTAGAGTTCTCTGATATTTATTCTTTAGACGTAACTTCATAG
- a CDS encoding ATP-binding protein: protein MLVDSLRATTHEFMNKLHFILGFLQLKDYIAAEKFILNITANQPSIFKKGLTTKSDGRGIGLYLVKQSVDNLNGSIKVKSSLSQGTHFLVKIPKM from the coding sequence ATGTTAGTAGATTCCTTAAGGGCTACTACTCATGAATTTATGAATAAGCTTCATTTTATTCTGGGATTCCTTCAATTAAAAGATTATATAGCCGCTGAAAAGTTTATTCTAAATATAACTGCCAATCAACCTTCCATTTTTAAAAAAGGCCTTACAACGAAAAGTGATGGAAGAGGTATTGGTTTATACCTAGTAAAACAAAGTGTAGATAATTTAAACGGAAGTATTAAGGTTAAATCGTCATTGTCTCAAGGTACACATTTTTTAGTAAAAATTCCTAAAATGTAG
- a CDS encoding response regulator — protein MLSVLIVEDDPMVAEINKKFVDTVSGFQVVGIASNGEVALQLIKSLNPHLVILDIYMPKIDGLKLLRRIRKDELDVDIILVTAAKDVPSIEEAFKWGVIDYLVKPFELHRFKAALEDYKARKSSFIQKEEVNQEDIDKLIFGKKDVLNPTYDKGIQEKTMEKIRNYMLKETIPKSAQEVAEALGLTRVTVRRYLEYLTELGETEVEVLYGTVGRPQHLYIYKK, from the coding sequence ATGCTAAGCGTTTTAATTGTGGAAGATGATCCAATGGTTGCAGAAATTAACAAAAAGTTCGTTGATACAGTAAGTGGGTTTCAAGTGGTGGGCATCGCCTCCAACGGCGAGGTGGCTCTACAGCTTATAAAGTCTCTAAATCCTCATTTAGTTATTTTGGACATTTATATGCCTAAAATAGATGGCTTAAAACTACTGAGAAGAATTAGAAAAGACGAGCTAGATGTAGATATCATTTTAGTAACTGCTGCAAAAGATGTACCTAGTATAGAAGAAGCCTTCAAATGGGGGGTTATAGATTATTTGGTGAAGCCCTTTGAACTACATCGATTTAAAGCAGCGCTGGAGGATTATAAAGCGAGAAAATCTAGTTTTATTCAAAAAGAAGAGGTTAATCAAGAAGATATTGATAAATTAATTTTTGGCAAAAAAGATGTCCTAAATCCTACCTATGATAAGGGCATACAAGAAAAAACCATGGAAAAGATTAGAAATTATATGCTAAAGGAAACAATCCCTAAGTCTGCACAAGAAGTTGCTGAGGCTCTAGGCTTAACCCGTGTTACCGTCAGAAGATATTTAGAATACCTAACTGAACTAGGTGAAA